The genomic segment TCGGTGATCAGGGCGCGAGGCCCCGCGAGGCGCGCCACACGGGGCAGCGTCTTCATGATGCCGTCCACCGGCAGGGCGAGCAACACCAGGTCGGCGCCTCGCAGGCCCCGGACAAGCGAGGGGGTCGATTCGTCTACCGCCCCCCTGAGGCGCGCCGCCCGAAGCACGGCGGGCCGGTCGATTCCGACGACCTGCACGCGGGGCACCTGCCGCCGCATCGCCAGGCCGATCGACCCGCCGATCAGGCCGACCCCGACGATGGCGACCCGACGGAAGGGGGCCCTGCCGCGGACCTCATGCCTCAAATCGACCGCCCGATCGCCGGCGCGATGATACGCAGCTGCGCCATGAGCTCGGCGAACTGCTCCGGATAGATCGATTGCGGGCCGTCCGACAGGGCCGCCTCCGGCTCGTGGTGCACCTCGACCATGATGCCGTCGGCTCCGGCGGCCACGGCGGCGCGCGCCATGGGAATGACCTTGTCACGCAACCCGGTGCCGTGGCTGGGATCGGCGACGATCGGCAGGTGGCTCAGCTTCTTGATGATCGGGATGGCCGAGATGTCCATGGTGTTGCGGGTGTAGTTCTCGAACGTCCGGATGCCGCGCTCGCACAGCATGACGTCCCGGTTGCCGCCCGCCATGATGTATTCCGCCGACAGCAGCCACTCCTGGATCGTGGCCGACAGGCCGCGCTTCAGCATGACCGGCTTCTTCTGCCGGCCGAGCTCCTTCAGGAGGTTGAAGTTCTGCATGTTGCGCGCCCCCACCTGGAGGATGTCCGTGCAGGCGGCCACCTGCTCGACTTGGTTGGTGTCCATGACCTCGGTGACCACGTAGAGACCGTGCCGGTCCGCGACCGTCCGGAGGTGCCTGAGCCCCTCCACGCCGAGCCCCTGGAAGGCGTACGGGGAGGTGCGCGGCTTGAAGGCGCCGCCGCGCAGGATGCGCGCGCCATACCGCCTCACGGAGCTGGCGATGATGTCGAGCTGCTTCTCGCTCTCCACCGCGCACGGTCCGGCCATCATGATGATGTCGCGTCCGCCAATCGCCACGTCGCCGATCCGGATCACCGTGTCCTCGGGCTGGAAGGTGCGCCCGGCCAGCTTGTAGGGCTCGGTGATCTTCACCACCTCCTGGACGCCCGGCATGATCTCGAATTCCCTGGGATCGAGGGGCGTCCGGCTCGCTCCCACCACGCCGATCACCGTCCGCGTGGAGCCGGTCGAGCGGTGAGCGTCGTATCCCTTCTGCGTCAAGGAGGCAATCACCTTCTCGATCTGGTCCTCGCTGGCGTGCCCGTTCATCACAATCACCATGGGCGTGTCCTCGCTCCTCCTGATTCCCGGTGTCCCGGAAGCCGATTCAGTCCTTCGGATCTCCGGGGTCTCCCGGCCCGCCGGGCGCGCTTCGACCGGGGGGCGCGGCGCCGCTTCCGTCCGTCACCATGCGCTCGATCCGTCGCGACTCGTCGATGATCCGCTCGAACAGCCTGCGCAACGCCTCGGACTGGAGAGGTCCGCCGTTCGTCCGCTGGACGTTGCCCAGGACCTCTTCCTCCCTCGCAGGCTGGTAGATCGGCAGGCCGCGCTCCTGCTTGATGCGGCCGAGCGCGATGGCGCAGCCGGCGCGATCGTTCAGGAGCCGCACCATTCTCCGGTCGATCGCATCGATCCGGCGGCGCAGATCGTCCATCGCGTCGGGCCGTCCTCCCCCGGCCGCCCCCGATTTCGATGGGCTCCTCACACCGCGTCGTCCCGCCATGTCCTCAGGTCCCCAGGGGGGCCGACAGAGAGCGGCAGAACGCCTCGACCCGGTCCTC from the Candidatus Polarisedimenticolia bacterium genome contains:
- the aroF gene encoding 3-deoxy-7-phosphoheptulonate synthase, which produces MVIVMNGHASEDQIEKVIASLTQKGYDAHRSTGSTRTVIGVVGASRTPLDPREFEIMPGVQEVVKITEPYKLAGRTFQPEDTVIRIGDVAIGGRDIIMMAGPCAVESEKQLDIIASSVRRYGARILRGGAFKPRTSPYAFQGLGVEGLRHLRTVADRHGLYVVTEVMDTNQVEQVAACTDILQVGARNMQNFNLLKELGRQKKPVMLKRGLSATIQEWLLSAEYIMAGGNRDVMLCERGIRTFENYTRNTMDISAIPIIKKLSHLPIVADPSHGTGLRDKVIPMARAAVAAGADGIMVEVHHEPEAALSDGPQSIYPEQFAELMAQLRIIAPAIGRSI
- the pheA gene encoding chorismate mutase; amino-acid sequence: MDDLRRRIDAIDRRMVRLLNDRAGCAIALGRIKQERGLPIYQPAREEEVLGNVQRTNGGPLQSEALRRLFERIIDESRRIERMVTDGSGAAPPGRSAPGGPGDPGDPKD